The Streptomyces sp. NBC_01255 genome window below encodes:
- a CDS encoding helix-turn-helix transcriptional regulator, which produces MEFGRGITHVGTSEDAATHHDSGSPLVGRTAELRLLDTVIDRLGHGTPSFVDITGAAGIGKSRLMAEFCLHARRRGMTVLRGRAAEYERHLPFHPFADAFADLDHRPPHAPDLLDAVSRVLGGRGAGPSPGPVPATADRFGLHRSVAGLMAQLGRAGGLVVALDDVHWADPASLELLDHLVRHPVPGPVVLVVARRDRQTPTALTAALTREAGTGAVLRIGLAPLSEQECVEGLAPDLPRDRAAQLHAAGEGNPLYFLSLLHAHREDAARRPTSSSAFAEISLGELPTGLGALLLNELAPLTPSQHRTLEVIAVLGDHAVSPVIRTVTGRTDAELDDDLDTLARRDLVRPGPGGRMVLRHPVIRTLVHESTAVRRRVEIHRAAAAELARTGAPAVEQARHIERSVTTWDPQAYAVLRQAAEQTASTAPTSCAHWLQAALGLLPDTAEYTVERRDLLLRRARALGVSGGLRESRDLLHKVISTAGPDETGVRTSAVVLCALTERHLGRYPEAIALLRRELRQPELSPSDRVSIGLELCSSAPHKASYPQMRGEVARTLADARVLGNELGEAGALAVAAFGEAYEGDVAAASAYAAQAACLLDGLPDDDLTALCEPLGRLGWAEAFLGRFIDAERHADRGLSIARRSGQIYLLPLLLLCKAHVGIQTCRLQSAWELADEAEDIARGIGSGELLAFVLANKAQVRVAASAPGDPEALAAAEEAVATMGPSDNWRASMAWCMLGYAALTGGDPHRARDALLRAGGDDLRGLQPSMRPLLSELLVTAALFTGDVPSASAWSERARTEAEQLGLPVQRASAMRSAAQLALHHGDAGRAATLLSEAAAECARSGAVFWEARSLLLAAPVMTAAGFGARGEAMWKQGHRLATRGGAGLLVGLAEMTRPSVPRTSSTAPPWLASLTAREREIAELVAEGLTNQAVATRLYLSPRTVETHLSRVFRKTDVATRAGLAALMARS; this is translated from the coding sequence GTGGAGTTCGGTAGAGGGATCACACACGTCGGAACATCGGAAGACGCGGCCACACATCACGACAGCGGGAGCCCCCTCGTCGGCCGCACGGCCGAACTACGGCTGCTCGACACGGTGATCGACCGGCTGGGCCATGGGACCCCGTCCTTCGTCGACATCACCGGCGCGGCAGGGATCGGCAAGAGCCGGCTGATGGCGGAGTTCTGCCTGCACGCACGGCGACGGGGGATGACGGTGTTGCGCGGCCGCGCGGCGGAGTACGAGCGGCACCTCCCGTTCCATCCGTTCGCCGACGCGTTCGCCGATCTGGACCACCGTCCCCCGCATGCCCCCGACCTGCTGGACGCGGTCTCCCGTGTCCTCGGCGGCCGTGGCGCCGGGCCGTCCCCCGGGCCGGTGCCCGCCACCGCCGACCGCTTCGGTCTCCACCGGTCGGTGGCAGGGCTGATGGCACAACTCGGCCGGGCGGGCGGCCTGGTGGTGGCGCTGGACGACGTGCACTGGGCGGACCCGGCTTCCCTGGAGCTCCTGGACCATCTCGTCCGGCATCCCGTACCCGGCCCGGTCGTCCTCGTCGTCGCCCGCCGCGACCGGCAGACGCCGACCGCGCTCACCGCGGCGCTCACCCGTGAAGCCGGCACCGGAGCGGTCCTCCGGATCGGTCTGGCGCCGCTCTCGGAACAGGAATGCGTCGAAGGGCTCGCCCCCGATCTGCCGCGCGACCGGGCCGCGCAACTGCATGCCGCAGGAGAGGGCAACCCGCTCTACTTCCTCTCCCTCCTGCACGCACACCGCGAGGACGCCGCGCGTCGCCCTACGTCCTCCTCGGCCTTCGCCGAGATCAGCCTCGGCGAACTGCCCACCGGGCTCGGAGCGCTGCTGCTTAACGAGCTGGCCCCGCTGACCCCGTCGCAGCACCGGACCCTGGAGGTGATCGCCGTGCTCGGCGATCACGCCGTGTCCCCGGTGATCCGTACGGTGACCGGCCGTACCGATGCCGAGCTCGACGACGATCTGGATACGCTGGCGCGACGTGACCTCGTGCGGCCGGGCCCAGGCGGCCGCATGGTGCTGCGCCACCCGGTGATCCGGACCCTGGTCCACGAGTCCACCGCGGTTCGGCGGCGCGTCGAGATCCATCGCGCCGCCGCCGCAGAGCTGGCCCGCACCGGCGCACCGGCCGTCGAGCAGGCCCGGCACATCGAACGGTCGGTGACCACGTGGGATCCGCAGGCGTACGCCGTACTGAGGCAGGCGGCTGAGCAGACCGCGTCGACGGCTCCGACGAGCTGCGCACACTGGCTCCAGGCCGCACTCGGACTGCTGCCCGACACGGCCGAATACACCGTCGAGCGACGCGATCTGTTGCTGCGGCGCGCACGAGCACTCGGGGTCTCCGGCGGGCTGCGGGAGAGCCGCGACCTGTTGCACAAAGTGATCAGCACGGCCGGTCCCGACGAGACCGGCGTCAGGACGTCGGCCGTCGTGCTGTGCGCCTTGACGGAACGGCACCTCGGAAGATATCCCGAGGCGATCGCGCTGCTGCGCCGCGAGTTGCGCCAGCCGGAGCTGTCGCCGTCCGACCGGGTGTCGATCGGCCTCGAACTTTGCTCGTCCGCACCGCACAAAGCCTCCTATCCGCAGATGCGGGGCGAAGTCGCACGGACCCTCGCCGACGCGCGCGTCCTCGGCAACGAACTCGGCGAGGCGGGGGCACTGGCGGTCGCCGCGTTCGGCGAGGCCTACGAGGGCGACGTGGCCGCGGCGAGCGCGTACGCGGCGCAGGCAGCCTGCCTGCTGGACGGTCTGCCCGACGACGACCTCACGGCACTGTGCGAACCACTGGGCAGACTGGGATGGGCGGAGGCCTTCCTGGGCCGCTTCATCGATGCGGAACGCCACGCCGACCGCGGCCTCAGCATCGCCCGGCGCAGCGGGCAGATCTACCTCCTGCCGCTCCTGCTGCTGTGCAAGGCACACGTAGGGATCCAGACCTGCCGACTGCAGTCGGCCTGGGAACTGGCGGACGAGGCCGAGGACATCGCCCGCGGAATCGGCAGCGGTGAACTGCTCGCCTTCGTCCTGGCCAACAAGGCCCAGGTGCGCGTCGCGGCGTCCGCGCCCGGCGATCCGGAGGCACTGGCGGCCGCGGAGGAGGCCGTTGCGACCATGGGACCGAGCGACAACTGGCGGGCCTCCATGGCCTGGTGCATGCTCGGCTACGCGGCGCTCACCGGCGGCGACCCGCACCGCGCCCGGGACGCTCTCCTCCGGGCCGGGGGAGACGACCTGCGTGGCCTGCAACCCTCGATGCGCCCCCTCCTGTCGGAACTTCTCGTCACGGCGGCCCTCTTCACAGGGGACGTCCCGTCCGCGTCCGCATGGTCCGAGCGGGCCCGCACGGAAGCGGAGCAGCTCGGCCTGCCCGTGCAACGCGCCTCCGCGATGCGGAGCGCGGCACAACTCGCACTGCACCACGGCGACGCCGGCAGGGCGGCAACGCTGCTCTCCGAGGCAGCGGCGGAATGCGCACGGTCTGGTGCGGTGTTCTGGGAGGCGCGGTCACTGCTGCTCGCGGCCCCGGTCATGACGGCCGCCGGGTTCGGAGCGCGTGGCGAGGCCATGTGGAAGCAGGGGCACCGGCTCGCCACCCGTGGAGGCGCGGGTCTGCTGGTCGGCCTGGCGGAGATGACGCGGCCGTCCGTACCCCGCACGTCCTCCACCGCCCCGCCGTGGCTGGCCTCCCTGACGGCACGCGAGCGGGAGATCGCCGAACTGGTGGCCGAGGGCCTCACCAACCAGGCGGTCGCCACCAGGCTCTACCTCAGTCCGCGGACCGTCGAGACCCACCTCTCCCGGGTGTTCCGCAAGACCGACGTCGCCACACGTGCGGGTCTCGCCGCCCTCATGGCCCGTTCCTGA
- a CDS encoding NADAR family protein has translation MTIYFYGAGEVPYGCFSNFSDHGFGLDGIWWPTSEHYFQAQKFKGTRHADLIRRARTPLRAAELGRDSSRPLRRDWERVKDDVMRRAVATKFRAHADIRDILLSTGDEEIVEDTTTDHYWGRGRTGTGKNMLGRILVGTRSRLRAELDEDLDSDGRNSRR, from the coding sequence ATGACGATCTACTTCTACGGCGCCGGCGAAGTCCCTTACGGATGCTTCTCGAACTTTTCTGATCATGGCTTCGGCCTCGACGGGATCTGGTGGCCAACCTCGGAGCACTACTTCCAGGCGCAGAAGTTCAAGGGCACTCGCCACGCGGATCTCATCCGGCGTGCTCGCACGCCGCTGCGGGCAGCGGAGCTGGGCCGTGACTCGTCCAGACCTCTACGGAGGGACTGGGAGCGGGTCAAGGACGACGTGATGCGCCGTGCGGTGGCAACCAAGTTCCGCGCGCATGCCGATATCCGTGACATTCTGCTGTCCACCGGTGACGAAGAGATCGTCGAGGACACCACCACCGATCACTACTGGGGTCGAGGCCGGACCGGGACCGGCAAGAACATGCTCGGGCGGATTCTGGTGGGCACCCGTAGCCGGCTGCGCGCCGAACTCGACGAAGACCTCGACAGCGATGGCCGCAACTCGAGGCGGTGA
- a CDS encoding sensor histidine kinase — MRIARRTVVESVYLVTAPLSAAVGLPLVVGGLCVGTVGSLLQRGSPVAARALALARWPGDLEWWRIGQVRSRAGGARGKGWRPRSKETADAADPGLWLDLAHTVLALPVVLVTSVVTLLWWFVGVGTATYPLRSQVTPGSPRPLTLYAGSDRSHIALSLGLTSPAERLAFAMTVAVLLLFTLPLVTRVCVTAQTGLGQALLSNMSALHRRISGLEQDRDTAVAQAVAAVTAEAAALRRLERDIHDGPQQQLVRLAMELGRAQHHFDRNPELVRAALADAVVQTQQALDELRALSRGIAPPILADRGLREALSTLAARSVVPAELDSGPLGRRPDAVVEATAYFVVAEALTNVAKHSHARRCTIGMRHAEGILRVWVTDDGAGGAALAKGHGLQGLADRVHAVGGRLRVDSPEDGPTTVTAELPCR; from the coding sequence GTGCGCATCGCGCGTCGCACGGTCGTAGAGTCGGTGTATCTCGTTACCGCGCCGTTGAGCGCTGCTGTCGGTCTGCCGCTCGTGGTCGGCGGCCTCTGCGTCGGAACAGTCGGTTCGTTGTTGCAGCGCGGGTCGCCCGTCGCGGCCCGGGCTCTGGCGCTGGCGCGGTGGCCCGGCGACCTGGAATGGTGGCGGATCGGCCAGGTGCGTTCCCGGGCGGGCGGGGCCCGGGGCAAGGGCTGGCGGCCCCGGTCCAAAGAGACGGCCGATGCGGCCGACCCGGGGCTGTGGCTCGACCTGGCGCACACGGTGCTGGCGCTCCCCGTCGTCCTGGTCACCTCGGTGGTGACACTCCTGTGGTGGTTCGTGGGAGTCGGGACCGCCACGTACCCCCTGCGCAGCCAGGTCACGCCTGGGTCGCCGCGGCCGTTGACTCTGTACGCGGGCAGCGACCGGTCGCACATCGCCTTGAGTCTTGGGCTGACGTCGCCGGCCGAGCGGCTGGCCTTCGCGATGACAGTCGCCGTGCTGCTGCTGTTCACCCTGCCGCTGGTCACCCGGGTATGCGTCACGGCCCAAACCGGTCTCGGGCAGGCACTGTTGTCCAACATGTCCGCGTTGCACCGCAGGATCAGCGGACTGGAGCAGGACCGCGACACCGCCGTCGCACAGGCCGTCGCAGCAGTGACAGCGGAGGCGGCTGCCCTGCGCCGGCTCGAACGCGACATCCACGACGGGCCCCAACAGCAGCTGGTCCGTCTGGCGATGGAACTGGGTCGCGCGCAGCATCACTTCGACCGCAATCCGGAACTCGTCCGGGCCGCACTCGCCGACGCGGTCGTCCAGACCCAGCAGGCGCTGGACGAGCTGCGGGCCCTTTCGCGAGGCATCGCCCCGCCGATCCTCGCCGACCGCGGACTTCGGGAGGCGCTCTCCACCCTGGCCGCGCGCAGCGTCGTCCCCGCCGAGCTCGACTCCGGTCCTCTGGGTCGTCGGCCGGACGCCGTCGTCGAGGCGACCGCGTACTTCGTGGTCGCCGAGGCGCTGACCAATGTGGCCAAACACAGCCATGCTCGCCGGTGCACTATCGGTATGCGTCACGCCGAGGGAATCCTGCGGGTCTGGGTGACGGACGACGGGGCGGGCGGCGCGGCCTTGGCCAAGGGACACGGACTGCAGGGGTTGGCCGACCGGGTGCATGCGGTCGGTGGCCGACTGCGAGTCGACAGTCCTGAGGACGGCCCGACGACGGTCACCGCGGAGCTGCCGTGTCGCTGA
- a CDS encoding response regulator transcription factor, with protein MRIVVADDAVLLREGLVRLLAEDGHEVVAAVGDGPALVEAVLALRPDVSVVDVRMPPTHTDDGLRAAIAARRQLPGTPVLVLSQYVEVSYAADLLADGSAAVGYLLKDRVARIEEFLDTLDRVARGETVLDPQVIAQLLAGQRRGKALGALTARERQILALMAEGCSNTAIARRLVVSSSAVEKNIGNIFAKLGLPPDDAQHRRVLAVLTYLRG; from the coding sequence CTGCGGATCGTCGTCGCCGATGACGCGGTGCTGCTGCGCGAGGGCCTGGTCCGCCTGCTCGCTGAGGACGGTCACGAGGTGGTAGCGGCGGTCGGTGACGGTCCTGCCCTGGTCGAGGCGGTGCTCGCACTCCGCCCGGACGTGTCGGTCGTCGACGTGCGGATGCCGCCGACCCATACCGACGATGGTCTGCGGGCGGCGATCGCAGCCCGCAGACAGCTGCCCGGCACCCCCGTGCTGGTGCTCAGCCAGTACGTGGAGGTGTCCTACGCCGCCGATCTGCTCGCGGATGGTTCCGCCGCTGTCGGCTATCTGCTGAAGGACCGAGTCGCCAGGATCGAGGAGTTCCTCGACACGCTGGACCGCGTCGCCCGCGGCGAGACGGTGCTCGACCCCCAGGTCATCGCTCAGTTGCTGGCCGGACAGCGCCGCGGCAAGGCACTTGGGGCGCTGACCGCACGTGAACGGCAGATCCTGGCGCTGATGGCGGAGGGCTGCTCCAACACGGCCATCGCCCGGCGACTGGTGGTCTCCTCCAGCGCGGTGGAGAAAAACATCGGCAACATCTTCGCCAAGCTCGGACTACCGCCCGACGACGCCCAGCACCGCCGGGTACTCGCCGTCCTCACCTACCTCAGAGGCTGA
- a CDS encoding NAD(P)H-binding protein, with protein sequence MILVTGATGTVGREVARLLAPDRPLRILTRRPELVTAQGPAVTVVRGSFTDPESLHRALTGVHAAFLVTNRVAEEDDARFIDVARACGVRHLVKLSAAAVEDPEADDLITRWQRENERAVRESGLAWTLLRPRSFMSNTLSWAPAVRSEGVVRALYGESANACVDPRDVAEVAVHALTQDGQEGRVHALSGPEAVTALEQTAVLSKVLGRPLRFEEFGPERARSALLDRYPEAITEALLRSAGRQQAGAKARVDSAVPAILGRPARAFDTWAADHAQAFA encoded by the coding sequence ATGATCCTTGTCACCGGAGCAACCGGCACGGTGGGGCGGGAGGTCGCCCGCCTGCTGGCCCCCGACCGCCCGCTGCGCATCCTCACGAGGCGGCCCGAACTCGTCACCGCCCAAGGGCCCGCCGTCACCGTGGTCCGCGGCAGCTTCACTGACCCCGAAAGCCTCCACCGGGCGTTGACGGGAGTCCACGCCGCCTTCCTGGTCACCAACCGGGTGGCGGAGGAGGACGACGCGCGGTTCATCGACGTGGCCCGGGCCTGCGGCGTACGGCACCTGGTCAAACTCTCCGCGGCCGCCGTGGAGGATCCGGAGGCGGACGACCTCATCACCCGCTGGCAGCGCGAGAACGAGCGGGCCGTGCGGGAATCGGGACTGGCGTGGACCTTGCTGCGCCCCCGGTCCTTCATGTCCAACACGCTGTCGTGGGCACCGGCCGTCCGCTCCGAGGGCGTCGTGCGCGCGCTCTACGGGGAGTCGGCCAACGCCTGTGTGGACCCGCGCGACGTCGCCGAGGTAGCGGTGCACGCTCTGACACAGGACGGGCAGGAAGGCCGCGTGCACGCGCTTTCCGGTCCGGAGGCGGTAACCGCGCTCGAACAGACCGCCGTGCTCTCGAAGGTGCTGGGGCGACCACTGCGCTTCGAGGAGTTCGGGCCGGAGCGGGCCCGTTCCGCACTGCTGGACCGCTATCCCGAGGCGATCACCGAAGCGCTGCTGCGCAGCGCCGGACGCCAGCAGGCCGGTGCGAAGGCACGGGTGGACTCAGCGGTGCCCGCGATACTGGGACGACCCGCACGGGCCTTCGACACCTGGGCGGCGGACCACGCGCAGGCGTTCGCCTGA
- a CDS encoding ScbA/BarX family gamma-butyrolactone biosynthesis protein, translating to MNTTTIDEGSLRSPSGSFPASLAQLHRAREADAFPVSWTRTRDDHYSVIAHWPGGHPYFIPVHGHRYDPLLVTETMRQATLLVLHAGYGVPIGHHFLLSELQFTCRMNRLAIDDGPGEVEVQVVGSDVKQARGHVSQIKVDMVVRRAGSVVSTGAILGRIVGPEAYRRIRGDRAVPGFEVPRTPPVTASLVGRSRPEDVLLSPTPQDQVWQLRVDTRHPVLFQGEKDHVPGMLLLEAARQAAELAAPSQPFVPSSGRISFQRYAEFGTPCWIRAHALPTSRAGTTGITITGSQDDGAVFLAELSSALPIC from the coding sequence ATGAACACGACGACGATCGATGAGGGAAGCCTCCGGTCGCCCAGCGGGTCATTTCCCGCGTCACTGGCTCAGCTGCATCGCGCCAGGGAGGCCGACGCCTTCCCGGTCAGCTGGACGCGGACGCGGGACGACCACTACTCGGTCATCGCCCACTGGCCCGGTGGACACCCTTACTTCATACCAGTACACGGGCACCGCTACGATCCGCTGCTCGTCACCGAGACCATGCGCCAGGCCACCCTGCTCGTGCTGCACGCCGGGTACGGCGTTCCCATAGGACACCACTTCCTCCTGTCGGAGCTGCAGTTCACCTGCCGCATGAACCGGCTCGCCATCGACGACGGGCCCGGAGAGGTGGAGGTGCAGGTGGTCGGCTCCGATGTGAAGCAGGCCCGTGGGCACGTCTCCCAGATCAAGGTCGACATGGTCGTGCGCCGCGCGGGGTCGGTCGTGTCCACGGGCGCCATCCTGGGGCGGATCGTCGGCCCGGAGGCCTACCGGCGGATACGGGGCGACCGTGCCGTCCCGGGATTCGAGGTCCCGCGGACACCTCCGGTGACGGCCTCGCTCGTCGGCCGGTCACGCCCGGAGGACGTCCTGCTCTCGCCCACCCCGCAGGACCAGGTGTGGCAGCTGCGGGTCGACACCAGGCACCCGGTCCTGTTCCAGGGCGAGAAGGACCACGTGCCCGGGATGCTGCTCCTGGAAGCAGCCAGGCAGGCGGCCGAACTGGCGGCGCCGTCCCAGCCATTCGTCCCCTCCTCGGGACGCATAAGCTTCCAGCGCTACGCGGAGTTCGGTACCCCCTGCTGGATACGGGCCCACGCCCTGCCCACATCGCGCGCCGGAACGACCGGCATCACCATCACGGGGAGCCAGGACGACGGCGCGGTGTTCCTCGCCGAGCTCTCCTCAGCCCTTCCCATCTGCTGA
- a CDS encoding FAD-dependent monooxygenase: MRTTTHTEIVVVGGGPVGMLIAAELGAYGIDVVVLEEKSATSGEPKAGTVHARAVQALARRGYLGLPRFSDAPVTEQFHFAGMPGLTITVPAAEPEPVLKRAQADLEREFEERARDRGVTVLRDHRVTALSQGPDGVEVVAEGPGGEHTYSAGFLVGADGARSTIRREAGFTEDTHPATVSAMMGLVRLIEPDKAPRGWCRTERGWVVAKPVPDGHTLIRTLDCDGPHPHRRTRATVQELQDEASRIAGYDIPMEDALSVTRFSDFTRLVRHYRKDRVFLAGDAAHVHFPIGGQGLSTGLVDALNLGWKLAHAVRGTAGKGLLDTYDDERRPAAQRVIDNTRVQLTLMRPAPELDPLRAMVAELLTLEQTCRHVGDLISAQDTVYPARSGFASRWEGWFLENVVVRDGAEPQDVTGLLPDSRSLLLLSGEQAAAYGESARGWAHVLNIVAASPNAALPCDAVLVRPDGHIAWAPDAGDLTDALRLWFGEPR, encoded by the coding sequence ATGCGCACCACTACGCACACCGAGATAGTCGTCGTCGGAGGCGGGCCGGTCGGCATGCTGATCGCTGCCGAGCTGGGGGCGTACGGGATCGATGTCGTGGTGCTGGAGGAGAAGAGTGCGACATCCGGTGAGCCCAAGGCCGGGACCGTCCACGCCAGGGCCGTGCAGGCGCTGGCCCGGCGGGGCTACCTCGGGCTGCCGCGGTTCTCGGATGCTCCAGTGACTGAGCAGTTCCACTTTGCCGGAATGCCCGGGCTGACGATCACGGTTCCCGCGGCCGAGCCGGAGCCCGTCCTCAAGCGCGCACAGGCCGATCTGGAGCGGGAGTTCGAGGAACGGGCCCGGGATCGCGGAGTGACCGTGTTGCGCGACCACCGGGTGACCGCGCTGAGCCAGGGGCCCGACGGGGTCGAAGTAGTGGCCGAAGGACCCGGGGGCGAGCACACGTACAGCGCCGGCTTCCTGGTCGGGGCCGACGGCGCGCGCAGCACCATACGCCGGGAGGCCGGCTTCACCGAGGACACCCACCCCGCGACGGTCTCGGCGATGATGGGCCTGGTCCGGCTGATCGAGCCCGACAAAGCGCCGCGGGGCTGGTGCCGTACCGAGCGGGGCTGGGTCGTCGCGAAGCCTGTTCCCGACGGGCACACCCTCATACGCACGCTCGACTGCGACGGGCCCCATCCCCACCGGCGCACACGGGCGACTGTGCAGGAACTGCAGGACGAGGCATCCCGGATCGCCGGATACGACATCCCGATGGAGGATGCGCTCTCCGTGACGCGGTTCAGCGACTTCACCCGGCTGGTGCGCCACTACCGCAAGGACCGCGTGTTCCTGGCGGGGGACGCCGCGCACGTGCACTTCCCGATCGGGGGGCAGGGGTTGAGCACCGGACTGGTCGACGCGCTCAACCTGGGCTGGAAGCTCGCCCACGCCGTGCGCGGAACGGCGGGCAAGGGGCTGCTCGACACGTACGACGACGAGCGCAGGCCGGCCGCGCAGCGGGTCATCGACAACACTCGCGTCCAGCTGACCCTGATGCGTCCCGCCCCCGAACTCGACCCGCTCCGCGCGATGGTCGCCGAGCTGCTGACGCTGGAGCAGACCTGTCGGCACGTGGGCGACTTGATCAGCGCGCAGGATACGGTGTACCCGGCTCGCTCGGGCTTCGCCTCCCGGTGGGAGGGGTGGTTCCTGGAGAACGTCGTGGTGAGGGACGGCGCGGAGCCGCAGGACGTCACGGGGCTGCTGCCCGACAGTCGGTCTCTGCTTCTCCTGTCCGGCGAGCAGGCTGCGGCGTACGGCGAGTCGGCCCGGGGCTGGGCCCATGTGCTGAACATCGTCGCCGCCTCACCGAATGCCGCCCTCCCGTGCGACGCGGTGCTGGTGCGTCCTGACGGCCATATCGCCTGGGCACCGGACGCGGGTGACCTCACCGACGCGCTGCGCCTGTGGTTCGGCGAGCCCCGGTAG